Proteins from one Triticum aestivum cultivar Chinese Spring chromosome 7A, IWGSC CS RefSeq v2.1, whole genome shotgun sequence genomic window:
- the LOC123152545 gene encoding glycine-rich protein DOT1-like, with amino-acid sequence MAAIKLVSLSLVVLLSIGLASATRVVRYASSTGTGSGVGNGGGTVNGSGGGTGSGNGNAYSGSSGAHANAGGGGSGGGASQDGGTGHGAGSGDGSSSSYTSDGRYSYGGDSYAGGNGAGSGGGQAAGPGSSGYGAGGGAGSGSSAASGGWYPYANANANGNGGGIGTGQNGGSGGGTGGGSGNAGAYP; translated from the coding sequence ATGGCTGCCATTAAGCTTGTGTCACTTAGCTTGGTTGTGCTACTGAGCATTGGGTTAGCCAGCGCCACTAGGGTAGTTAGATACGCCAGCTCAACGGGGACAGGCTCGGGAGTGGGGAATGGTGGTGGCACTGTGAACGGCAGCGGTGGAGGGACTGGGAGTGGCAATGGGAATGCCTACAGTGGTAGTAGTGGAGCCCATGCAAATGCGGGAGGGGGCGGTAGCGGGGGTGGTGCGTCGCAGGATGGTGGCACCGGACATGGCGCTGGGTCCGGCGACGGCTCAAGCTCTAGCTATACGAGCGACGGAAGATATAGTTATGGTGGTGATTCTTATGCAGGCGGTAATggtgccggcagcggcggcggacaGGCAGCGGGCCCTGGTTCCAGCGGTTACGGAGCCGGTGGTGGTGCTGGTTCTGGCTCTAGCGCGGCAAGTGGTGGCTGGTACCCATATGCGAATGCGAATGCTAATGGTAACGGTGGAGGCATAGGAACTGGTCAGaacggcggcagcggtggcggcacgGGAGGTGGCAGCGGTAATGCTGGTGCATACCCTTAA